The genomic stretch ACTCACTTTATTTATTAAAGATTCTATTTGTAAATTCTGCGGCCCAATACCTTCGATAGGAGATATTTTACCGCCTAAAACATGGTACAATCCTTTAAACTGAGCTGTACTTTCAATAGCCATTACATCTCTAATGTCCTCTACTACACAAACAATCTCTGGGTTTCTCTTCGGATTTTGGCAAATATCACACAAAACAGTATCAGAAATATTATGGCATTTTTCACAAGTTTTTACATCATTTCTAAGATGCAAAAGAGCTTCAGATAAATATTTTGTATTTTCTGATGGTTGCTTTAATAAATGTAACACTAAACGCAATGCAGTTCTTTTACCAATTCCTGGTAATCTAGAAACTTCATTCACCGCATTTTCTAGTAATTTCGAAGAAAAATCCATAACTGCAAATTTAACTCTTTCAATAGAAAAGAATCAATAAAAAAGAAAAAAGACTGCTAAAAAACATATATTCGTAATCAAATAAAAACTAAAATGAAACCCGAATATATCATCTTATTAATTGTTGCATATTTTACTGTTTTAATTCTTATTTCTTACATCACAGGTAAATCTGCAGACAATAAAACCTTTTTTAAAGCAAATAATTCATCACCTTGGTATTTGGTCGCTTTTGGTATGATAGGCGCATCACTTTCTGGTGTTACATTTATTTCTGTTCCGGGTTGGGTAGAAGGTCAAAACATGAGTTATTTTCAAATGGTTTTGGGCTATATTGTTGGTTATGCTGTTATTGGTTTGGTTTTATTACCATTGTACTACAAGTTAAACCTAACCTCTATTTACACTTATTTAGAAGATCGATTTGGTAAAAGCTCATACAAAACCGGTGCTAGTTTTTTTTTGTTATCTAGAACTATTGGTGCCGCTTTTAGACTTTTTTTAGTTGCTAATGTTTTACAATTGTTGTTGTTTGATAGTTATGGCGTTCCGTTTTGGGTTACAGTTTCAATCACCATACTTTTAATATGGTTGTACACCTTTAAAGGAGGTATAAAAACAATTGTATGGACAGATACATTACAAACTTTATTTATGTTAATAGCAGTTGGTGTATGTATTTATACGATTTCTGATGAAATGGAAATTGGTAATCTTTTTGCATATATAGCAGATAACGAACTTTCTAAAACTTTCTTTTTTGAAGATGTAAATGCAGGTAATTATTTCTGGAAACGATTTTTAGCAGGTGCTTTTATCTCTATAGTTATGACAGGTTTAGACCAAGATATGATGCAAAAAAACTTAACCTGCAGAAACCTAAAAGATGCTCAAAAAAACATGTTTTGGTTTACAATTGTACTTGTTATCGTTAACTTTTTCTTTTTAGCATTAGGTGTTTTACTTACAGATTATGCAAAATCTAACGGAATTGACGCACACAAAGACGAGCTTTTTCCTATAATTGCAACTAAAGGTTCTTTAGGTTTAGCAACTGCAATCTTTTTCCTTTTAGGTTTAATTGCCGCGGCATACTCTAGCGCAGATTCTGCTCTAACATCTTTAACAACTTCTTTTAGCATTGATATTTTAGAAATTGACAAAGAAAAAGACAAAGCAAAACAAGAAAAAACCAGAAAAAAAATACACATACTTTTTTCTTTAATTTTAATAGCAACCATTTTAGTTTTTAAATATTTTATTGCTGATGCAAGTGTTATTGCTAAAATATTTACGTTTGCAAACTATACTTATGGCCCATTATTAGGCTTATATGCCTTTGGTCTTTTTACAGACATTAAAGTAAAAGATAAAATGGTGCCACTTATTTGTTTAGCTTCTCCTTTTCTAACCTATTTGGTTAATTATTTATCCTTAGAATATTTTAATTTTGATTTTGATTTTTCTCTATTAATCTTAAACGGATTTATAACTTTCTTAGGTTTGTACTTTTTTAAGAAAAAATAACATGAAAAAGTCGATTTCGATAATTGGTAGCGGACCATCAGCTTTATTTTTAGCTGCTTTTTTAGATCTAGAAAAATACGATGTTACTATTTACGAAAAAAATAAAACAGCTGGCAGAAAGTTTTTAGTTGCTGGTAAAGGCGGTTTTAATTTAACACATTCAGAATCCTTAGAAAAATTTACAGAAAAATATACACCAACCAATTTTCAAAAAGAATCAATTACAAATTTTACAAATCAAAACTTTAGAGATTGGTTATTAAAAATAGGAATTCCAACTTATATTGGAAGTAGCAAAAGAGTATATCCAAAAGAAGGTATTAAACCGATAGAAGTTCTAAATAATATTTTAAAATATTTAAAAAACAAAGGAGTTCAATTGAAGTTCAGTCATTGTTTTTCGACTTGGGATAATGGAAACAACATCATAATTAATGATAAACAAATAAAATCTGATTTTACCGTTTTTGCTTTAGGAGGTGCGAGTTGGAAGGTTACAGGTTCGGATGGAAAATGGCTTGATGTATTTCAATCCAAAGGAATTAAAACAGTACCGTTTGAAGCTTCAAATTGTGCTTTTAAAATTAATTGGGAATCAGAGTTTTTGAAAAAAAATGAAGGGAAACCACTTAAAAATATCGAAATTTATTGTGATTCAAAAAAACAAAAGGGTGAAGTAGTAATTACAAAGTTTGGCTTAGAAGGAAACGGAATCTATGGCTTAAGTCCGCAAATTAGAAACCAATTAAACGCTAACCATAAAGCAATAATTTATATTGATTTTAAACCGATTTTTGATCTAGAAAAAGTAAGCTTTAAAATTAAAAATGCTCTTTCTAAAAACACTACTCAAATTTTAAAAAAAGAATTAAAATTAAACAGCGCAGTAATCGATTTATTAAAAAACAACCTAAGTAAAGAAGACTATTTAAACTCTGATGTTCTTTCAAAAAAAATTAAAAAATTCCCATTAGAAATAGTAGCTACAAACTCTTTAGACAAAGCCATTTCTTCTGTTGGTGGCATTTGTTTAACCGCTATTAATAAACACGGAGAATTAAACGTCTTAAAAAATCAATTTTGTATCGGCGAAATGCTAAATTGGGATGCACCAACAGGCGGTTATTTAATTCAAGGTTGTGTTAGCAATGGAGTTTCTTTAGCTAATTACTTAAATAAATTGAGCTCTTAATTTAACATTGTACTTAAATTATTCAGTATTTTTACATAATTAAACTTTTTTTAAATGTCTAAAGACTTATCAAATTACCGAAAATCCTACGAAAAGGAAGAGTTATTAGAAAATAATTGCCCAGAAAATCCAATGGAATTATTTCAAACTTGGTTTAAAAATGCAGATGAATCAAATACTGTAGAAGAAACCAAT from Polaribacter marinaquae encodes the following:
- the recR gene encoding recombination mediator RecR, with product MDFSSKLLENAVNEVSRLPGIGKRTALRLVLHLLKQPSENTKYLSEALLHLRNDVKTCEKCHNISDTVLCDICQNPKRNPEIVCVVEDIRDVMAIESTAQFKGLYHVLGGKISPIEGIGPQNLQIESLINKVSSGEIKELIFALSSTMEGDTTNFYIFKQIEQFEITTSTIARGISVGDELEYADEVTLGRSILNRIPFEQSIRG
- a CDS encoding NAD(P)/FAD-dependent oxidoreductase, producing MKKSISIIGSGPSALFLAAFLDLEKYDVTIYEKNKTAGRKFLVAGKGGFNLTHSESLEKFTEKYTPTNFQKESITNFTNQNFRDWLLKIGIPTYIGSSKRVYPKEGIKPIEVLNNILKYLKNKGVQLKFSHCFSTWDNGNNIIINDKQIKSDFTVFALGGASWKVTGSDGKWLDVFQSKGIKTVPFEASNCAFKINWESEFLKKNEGKPLKNIEIYCDSKKQKGEVVITKFGLEGNGIYGLSPQIRNQLNANHKAIIYIDFKPIFDLEKVSFKIKNALSKNTTQILKKELKLNSAVIDLLKNNLSKEDYLNSDVLSKKIKKFPLEIVATNSLDKAISSVGGICLTAINKHGELNVLKNQFCIGEMLNWDAPTGGYLIQGCVSNGVSLANYLNKLSS
- a CDS encoding sodium:solute symporter, with the protein product MKPEYIILLIVAYFTVLILISYITGKSADNKTFFKANNSSPWYLVAFGMIGASLSGVTFISVPGWVEGQNMSYFQMVLGYIVGYAVIGLVLLPLYYKLNLTSIYTYLEDRFGKSSYKTGASFFLLSRTIGAAFRLFLVANVLQLLLFDSYGVPFWVTVSITILLIWLYTFKGGIKTIVWTDTLQTLFMLIAVGVCIYTISDEMEIGNLFAYIADNELSKTFFFEDVNAGNYFWKRFLAGAFISIVMTGLDQDMMQKNLTCRNLKDAQKNMFWFTIVLVIVNFFFLALGVLLTDYAKSNGIDAHKDELFPIIATKGSLGLATAIFFLLGLIAAAYSSADSALTSLTTSFSIDILEIDKEKDKAKQEKTRKKIHILFSLILIATILVFKYFIADASVIAKIFTFANYTYGPLLGLYAFGLFTDIKVKDKMVPLICLASPFLTYLVNYLSLEYFNFDFDFSLLILNGFITFLGLYFFKKK